The Moorena producens PAL-8-15-08-1 genomic interval TCAGCTATCAGCTAAGAGGTTTATTTTCAGCTGACCGCTGACCGCTGACCGCTGACCGCTGACCGCTGACCGCTGAATGCTTATTTTTTTTCAGCTAGCTTAGCAGGAGCCTCACACCATAATCTTTGATTTGGTGTCAGAGGAATGCGCGGCTGTTAAAGGGGTTCAATACCCCTTTAACAGCCAATTACACTTTCGGGGAATCCTGAGATTTAATATATCTTCGTAATCATTTAATCATCTTTCATGGCAACCTTTCCAAAATCTGTACACTAATTAGTGTAGTATTAACTATAGTTACCAACACCAGGGGATGAAATACACTTACCAGTATAAAGCACTTCCAACCACCGACCAAAAGCTAGAGATAAATCTTTGGCTCAGGATTTGCCAGTACTGGTATAATCGTCAGCTTGGTGAAAGGTTTGATTGGTGGGAACATAACAGAACTTCGGTTAACTCTTGCCCCTTGGTCTGTCATCTTCCTGAACTGCGCGATCGCCCCAACTACTACAGCCAAAAGAAACTTTTACCAGGACTCAAAAAGGGTAAGGTAACAGTGGAATGGTCAGGGGAGGATTTGGATTTTTCACGGGTTCGGTGCTAATACTCTCCAGCAGGTCTGTAAACGTGTAGAGAAGGCGTTTGATCGGTTTATTTCTGGGGACACCAACGGCAAGAGGAGTGGTAAGCCTCGCTTCAAATCTCAGCCTCGTTATCGCTCATTTATTGTTGAAGGAGCAGGTTTAACCCTGCATTCGTGTTCGACTGGGGGAAAGTTCCTTTACCTGAAAATACCCAAGATCGGCTTGCTAAAAATTCGCTCTCACCGCCATCTACCCGATGGTGCAATCCTCAAACAAGTGCAATTCATCAATAAAAGTGATGGATGGTTTGTAAACCTTAAACTCGATGATCCTACTGTTCCTGGTATAACACCTGATGTAATCGTGGCGAATTGGGAGAACTCCCTAGGAATGGATGCAGTACTGCACCAGGAGTACTATCTGGCGACATCTTTAGGGGTAAAACTACCATCGGCAAAGTTCTTGAGGCGCAATCAATCTAAATTAGCCAAAATTTCCAAAAAGAAAAATGCTCGCAAGCGCGGCAGTAAAGCACGCCGAAAACTAGCGAAAAAAGAGGGACGGCAACACCAAAAGATTGCTCGCGCCAGAAAAGATTTCCAATACAAGACTGCCCACAGCTTAGTAAGTACAGGCAAGAAAGTATTCTTTCATGAAAACCTCAACCTTAAAGGTTTAAGTAAGCGTAATGCACCATTACGAGACAAAGAAGGGAAATACCTACCAAATGGTCAATCGGCAAAGTCCGGGCTCAACTTAAGTTGGGCGGATGCCGCCTTTGGAGAATTCTTTGTAATCCTTGGTCACATAGCTGCGAAAGCTGGAGCCGTTGTGGTTGCCAAGAATCCTGCTTACACCTCTCAATTGTTATCCTATCGAGATCAAGTGATTTTTACTGATTGCGGTATCCGGAAATATTGGGATGAAATAGAAAACCTCTGGGTTGATAGAGATATTAATGCTGCTATCAACATCAAGAGAGTGGGGCTGGACGTGTTCCCCACTATAAAACGCCGTAAAGGTAGCATCAAAATAGTTGATTCTATTACTGATGATACCTCCAAGGAAGTTCTACGCACTCTTCGGGGTGCCTGAGAAGCCTACACCATACCTTTAAAGTTGGTGTAGGAGCGTCACTTACGAATAGCTTCCAATAAGCGAGAATAGTAAAAGCGAGTGCTAGTCATTTCTTGTCGCTGAATCGAAAACCCATTATTTTCTAAAATACTAACAATATCTGCTTCTCGATGCTGATAGGCACGAGTGGTTTTACTTGGTCCTGGAAAAAACTCACCAATCTTTTTGAGTGCAGTAAGAAGCAAGGTTTTTGGTGCAAAGCTAAGAATTAAACGAGACTCTGCTAAAGAAGCTAAATGAGTTATCATTTCAGCCGCTTTATCCTGGGGATAATGAATCAAAACATCTAGACAAATTACGGTGTGGTAGCTACCACCTAACCCTTCCAAATCTTTGACCATAAACGAGAGATTGTCAGTATTCCCTAAACTCTCCTTAGCCCTTACCTGAGCTTCTTCTACCATTTTGTGAGAAATATCACTAGCAAAAACTATAGCGCTATTTTTGGCCAGAGGAATACTCAGACTCCCAACACCACAGCCAGCATCACAAATCGACAAACCTGACAAATTTCCATCAGCCTCCAGCCAACTGATCACTTTATCCACAGTCTGCTGATGACCAATCCGGATATCTTGCTGTACCCGGTTAACCTCGCCATCACCATAAATCCGCCGCCAGCGGTCAAACCCAGTGGCATTGAAATAATCCTTAACAATGGCCTTATCATTAACTGTATTCATATTCATACTCAACACTCTCCTGACCTTGGTATGATTCAGGTCTTTGCGGTTCATGAAAAAAATCATCCCATGGATATTGACGACCTTCTCCAATCCTTTAAACACTTTGGTGTTGAGCTTGGCTTAGAACGCATACAGCAACTTCTATCGCGCTTAGGTAATCCCCACCAGGATTTTCCAATCATTCACGTGGCTGGAACTAATGGTAAAGGCTCAGTTTGTGCCTACCTGTCTTCTATACTCACCCAAGCTGGCTACCGAGTCGGACGTTATACTTCTCCTCACCTGGTGGATTGGACAGAACGGATTTGCCTTAACCAAGAACCGATCTCCACCCATACCCTAGCCACAATTTTGCAGCAAGTTAAGGCAGCAATTCCAAAAAACTGTTCCGATCCACCAACCCTATTTGAAGTGACTACTGCTGCTGCTTGGTTGTATTTTGCTCAGCAGCAGGTGGATGTGGCTGTAATAGAAGTGGGATTGGGAGGACGGCTGGATGCAACGAATGTATGCGATCGCGTTTTGGTTAGTATTATCACATCCCTAAGTTGGGAACATTGGCAGCGCCTGGGACCGACCTTGGCTGATATTGCCAAGGAGAAGGCTGGAATCCTAAAGCCTGGCTGTCCTGCGGTCATTGGTCCGCTCCCGCCAGAGGCTAGGGCAGTGGTTGAATCAAGGGTGAATCAGTTGGGGTGTCCAGTGGTGTGGGTAGACTCAGCAGTAGAGTTGCCAGAGGGGAAGATGCCAAGCACCCGACAAGATCTCAGATGGGTAGAGTATGGGGGAATCAGCTATAGTTTGCCCTTGTTGGGGGAAGTGCAGTTGGTTAATTCGGCCATTGCGATCGCAACGGTACAAGTTCTGCAACAGCAGGGTTGGGAGATACCAGAAAATGCGATCGCATCGGGGATGGCCAAAACCACTTGGCTGGGACGTTTGCAGTGGACTAGCTGGGAGAATCACCATTTACTGATTGATGGAGCCCATAATCAAGCCTCTGCTCAGGGGTTGAGACAATATGTTGATACCCTAGGTAAATCGGTCAACTGGGTAATGGGTATACTCTCGACCAAAGACCATGCTGGTATTTTTAATGCCTTGCTCAGACCAGGGGATCGATTATACCTAGTGCCAGTACCAGACCATAGTTCAGCTGAGCTAGACTACTTGGCTACTCTCGCGCAACAAATTTGTCCAACCTTAGCCGATTGTGCTACTTATCCAGAGTTAGTGACAGGACTCCGTGCTAGCTTTAACAAAGCTAAAGCTGAAGATAAGATTACTGTCCTTTGTGGTTCTCTGTACCTAGTTGGTCACTTTTTGCGAACAGAAGCTTTTGTTGACAGTAATGGCAATGGCTAATCGCTAATCGCTAAAATTAGCAATTTCAGGATTAATCAAAAAATTGTCATGATTATAAGATAAATTGGGTACGATCAAAAGCAACCTAATGTTAAAACCCCGATCTACTTAACTCAGATCTGGTATCTAAATAAGATAATTTTTGATCCCATATTTCCTACTCCCTACTCCCTACTCCCTACTCCCTACTCCCTTGGCTAGATATGGTTAACCATCTTAAAAATTTATTTTCCCGCCGCAAGCAAGGTGTTGGTATAGAATTAGCCCCAGAACGAATTCATATTGCTCAATTGCAGCGGCAAGGTCAGAGCCTAAAAGCTACAACCCTATATTCTCATGAGGTTCCAGAAGGGATCTGGGAAGGAGGACAAATTGTTGATTCCCCTGGTTTAGCGGAACTGATTCGAGAAGCCCTACAGGAGAGTCAAGTGAAAGTGGAGCGGGTTGCCACTGCTTTACCAATGCGAGAAGCAGTAATCCGGATTATTCCGATTCCTGCTGAGCTAGATGATAACGAGCTTCGGGATATGGTACTAAACCATGAAGCTGGCTTATATTTGCCCTATCCCCGGGAAGAAGTGGATTTGGATTATCAGAAGCTTGGCTTCTTTGTGGATGAAGATGGAATCGAAAAGGTGCAAGTCCTGCTGGTGGCTACTCGCAAAGAAATCACCGATAGCTATCTCGATACCTTTGAGCAGGTAGGTTTACAAGTAGATGTACTCGAAATTAATAGCTTTGCCCTGATTCGGACCATCCGAGAACAACTGCGTCAATTTCCTTCCCAAGAGGCAGCCGTTCTGGTAGATATTGAATTTGATAGTACTGAAATTGCCATTATTGTAGATGGTGTCCCGCAGTTTTCCCGTACTGTTCCCATTGGTACCTACCAACTTCAGAGCGCTCTATCACGGGCGATGAATTTACCAGCCTCTAGAAACACTGAACTGCTCCAGGGGATGACTATTCCCAGTACCCCAGTTGATGGCATGCGCACCGGCTCGACCGGGGTAAATCCAGGTATGGTAGCTCTGATCCAAGTCTTGGGAGAAATTGCTGATGAACTACGGCGCTCTATCGATTTTTACCTCAATCAGATGGACAATCTAGAAGTAGCCCAACTCCTACTAGCTGGTCCTGGGGGTGGTATCGGACAACTTGATGAATTTTTTACCCAACGGTTAAGCTTGCCCACGATTCAGGTGGATCCGGTGGCGGCTCTTTCCCTAGAAGTGGAGAAAGATATTCCGATGGTAGAACGACCGAGCTTAGGAACTGTGCTTGGATTAGGATTACGAGAGGTATAGCACTATGTATAGTCTTGATATTAATTTTTTAAAAGACCGAAATCCTGAGGAGATCAAGTCCGTTCAGGATGGAGCCAGTAGACAAGGGATGGCCTTAGGGGAAATGACCCCTCTACTGATTGGAGCTGCAGTGGGCCTAATCCTACCTGGATTGGTGGGAGGTTTTTGGGTGGTTCTCCAACATCAAAACGCCCGATTGAAGGAGGAAATTGCTGATGTTGACCAGAAACTGGCAGCCTTGGGGGCACAAAAGCAACGAATTAGTAAGCTAAACAAGGAACTCAAGCTGGTCAACGAAGAAACTAATGCTCTTGCCAGTGTCTTTAATCAAATTAAGCCTTGGTCAGCGATGTTACAGGACATTCGTGAGCGCACTCCTCCCGGAGTCCAAATTAAAGACATCGAGCAACAGCAAGTCACTGACAAAAACGCTTCTAAGGATGAGTCTAACGCTAACTCACGACCTAGCATCGAGCTGGATATTTCCGGTACAGCTCGAACCTTTGATGATGTGAATTACTTTTTGCTGACGCTACAGAATTCTTCTTTTTTCGACAAAAATGATACTCAACTCATCAAAGCTCAGTTAGTCAATAATCCCACCAAATTAGAAATTCCTGAGAGTCAAAAAGAATTAGTAACTCAGGTAAAATATACCCTGCCCAAAGTGGTAGAATATACTATTAAAACTCAACTGAGTGATATCCCCGCTTCTGAGATCTTAAAAGAGTTAGACCGTAAAGGAGCAGTAGGATTAGTGACTCGAATTAGAAACCTTCAATCTCAAGGAGTGATTCAACAATGACCTATGCTACTGATGACGAGTTTATGAGTGTTGAAGGTCAGGAGGAAGAGCCTGAGTATCCTACTGCCTTCGGCATTACCTTTACTCCCCAAGTTTCTGGGATTACCTTTGGTATTCTTGGTCTGGCAGCTGCTATCTATCTAGCCATGAACCTGATGCTACCGGCTTGGCAGGAGTATCAGGCTTTACGAAATGATTTATCAGGCAAGCAAAATGACCTCCAAAATCCCGAAGTACTCCAGAAAAAGATTAAACAAAAAGAGGAGGAACTCAAGCAAGCCAAGCAGCAAAACCGCAGGGTTTTGAGTTTATTTTCCACAGAAAAAAGTCTAGATACTTTATTGCTTGATCTCAATACCTTTGTTAAGGATACTAGAGGGACTTTACTTAGATATGAGCCAGATTCCGAGGGAATAAATATAGTTAATGATGGCTCTTTAGGAACTCTAGTTGATGGAAAATTAAAACGGAGAACCGTCAATGTGGAAATTGAGGGTAGCTTCCAACAAGTGCAGTCAATTATGCGCAGCTTTGAGCGCCTCCAGTCGATGTTGCTGATCAAAGACCTAGAAGCTCAAATCAGTGAACCGCAAACACTAGTGCTACAGCAAGGTAGATTAGTTCCTGGTCCTCAACCTAAGCTTAAAACTAGCTTAACCCTGGAAGCTCTTATGCCTGCTAGAGATTTGGATAAGGAGGAAGAAAAAGCTGAGGAAAAGGATGGTAAGAAAAAGTCAGGCAGGTAAGAATAAATAATCCCAAGTTCCTTTAGTCTTGCTGCATTCTTGCTACCAATTTAATGATGGGGAGATGGCAAGATCGGGAAATTAAGCAGTAGCCAAGTTGCTGGAAATTGGGATAACCTACTGTTTTATTGAGCTGAGATGGTTATTGTTGTTCTTGTTTGTTGAGTTGAGTGTTTAGTATTTTCTCTTTAACGTCTCAACGGTCAATAGTCAATAGTCAACTGTCAATAGCCCTTAATATGACATAATTTCTGTCATAATTTCTGTGATTTCAGTCAGGAGATTTGAGGAAGTGACCGTGAGACAGATTCAAGTATGTGGTGGAGTGTTCGCAGCTACAGCAGTGGCTTTATGGGCAACACAGCCTGTAGTAGCAGCAAGCCAAGTTAGTGCTATACGGTTCAACCAGCAGGGGAGTGAACTGGAACTGAAACTTGAGACAAAAGGGGATAATGAGCCTCCACAGATTTTTGCTGTTAACCAAGGCAATGTCTTGGTAGCTGATCTGGTGAATACCCAGCTGAGTTTGCCCAAAGGGACTAACTTCCGTCAGACTAACCCTCTACCCAATATCAGTGCGGTTGCGGTTAAGGAACTGGATGACAACCGGGTTAGGGTGACAATTCGAGGCACTGACAAACTCCCAATTAGTTCACTGATCCAAAGGGACGCTCAGGGAATTACCTTAGGCATTGACACCACTACTGAGAATCAGGGGATATTCCCTATCCAAGACTTATCGGTGATGAAGCTGGCTCAAGTTCCTAATACAGAAACTAATACTGAAACGGAACAGATGGAGAAACCGGCAGAACTTTCGGAACCAGAGCCAGAGGCTAACCCCTCAGAAACTCCTGAACCTCCAGAAATCGTGGCTCCTGAGCCAGACGTACTGGTACCTGAGCCAAAAATTATTATTGACGGGATACCGGCAGCTCCAGCTAATGCGGTGCAACCAATTGCGCCAGCGCCCCCCTTCTTACCTAGAGCAGTAGCACCACCAGTAGGGGATATTGCTGTTTCTAATATTAATGCTGCTGCTAGCACTATAGATCTCGGAACAGCAACTCTAGTGCCCCGTTTGGTATTACGAGAAGCACCGATTCGAGAAGTCTTGTCTCTGTTGGCTCGTTCTGCTGGACTCAATCTGGCCTTTGCTGAGTCAGATGAAGACTCGGGTGTAGCACAGTTCACCATTTCTATTGACTTAGAAAACGAACCTGTCCAAGATGCTTTCAACTATATTCTCCAGCTGTCTGGTCTTCAGGCTAACCGTCGGGGAAGCACAATTTTTGTTGGGGCAAAACTTCCTCAAGCCGCTCGTAATCTAATTAGTCGTACTCTACGGCTCAATCAAGCCAGTGCCCAAGGGGCTGCTACTTTCCTAGCCACTCAGGGAGCAGAAGTGCAACAGGTCGTAAGCGAGACCGAAGAAATCATTGATCCTGAAACCCAACGAGTGGTGCGACAAATCCAACGGGCCCCAGAAATTCAACCAGTTACCGCTGAGCGGGAAGACGGTAGCCAAGGGGCACTATTGCTGGAGGGATTAGCAGTATCTACGGATGACCGACTTAATTCCATATCTCTGGTGGGTGAGCCCAGGCAAATTGAAATTGCGACCTCTTTACTCAAACAGTTGGATGCTCGTCGCCGTCAAGTGGCGGTAAATGTCAAGATTATTGATGTTAACCTGGCTGGAACGGATGCTTATAATGCCAGTTTCTCGTTTGGGGTTAATGATACCTTTGTAGTCAGTGATGGCGGAGCCGCAGCCGTTAATTTCGGTAGGGTTAATCCCCCCAGTAGAGATAATGTAATTAGTGGTCAGTTTCCTAATATTGAGCCATTTGATTTTCGAGCTGTAGACGGAGATGGTGATATATTCTTCGATAGACAAAATGCTCCCTTTGATAACGTGATTGAGGGTTTCAATGAAAGCGCTGGTCGTTCAGCACTCTTCGCACGTCCTGGCTTTGGTCGAAATAATAATCCATTCCAGCCAGGTGTGACGGATGTGGATGTTCAAGATGATGGCATCGAGTTTGAGTATTCCCTTCCTTCTCTATTCCAGTACCCTGATAAGTTTTTATTAAACTTGCAGGCTCAGATTACCAGCAACAACGCCAAAATTCTTACCGACCCAACTCTAGTGATCCAAGAAGGGCAGGAAGCTAGTGTCGAGTTGGTCCAGCAGGTACTGACTAGTGTGAGGACAGATATAGACACAGACGGTGGTGCTACCACTAGAACGATCACCCCGGTTATTCAAGATGCTGGTTTAGTGCTAACGGTGAATGTTGAGAGAATTGACGACAATGGTTTTATTACCTTATCTACAGCTCCGTCGATCACAGCTCCCTCGGGAACTCAAGTGTTTAACAGTGATAATGCAGAAAATACAATCACATTTCTCAGTCGCCGAGAACTGAACTCTGGGCTAATTCGTCTGCGGGATAATCAGACGTTAATTCTATCTGGCATTATTCAGGACACTGACCGCACAACCGTAAGAAAGGTGCCAGTTTTGGGTGATATTCCGTTGCTTGGTGCTCTGTTCAGAAGTACCGACAAGACCAATGAACGCCGTGAAGTGATTATCCTGCTGACCCCTCAAATTCTGGATGACACAGACCGCAATGGTGGGTATGGTTACAGCTACACCCCTGGACGGGATGCCCGTCAAATGCTAAACCGGGGAGGGTTTCAGTCTCCAGGTAACTAAGGTAAAGGTAAGGTAAACGTGAATTAACACTTATCCCCCCGAGCAATCCCTCGCTCGGGGGGAATTAACTTATGGATTTGACTACTCCCCCCTACTTTAGTGGTGGGAATAGTTAGGTTTTGAAACTTTTAGGTGTTTATTTGTTTTTGCTTGACAATTTTATTGGCTTGGTTTGATTTAATTTTTATAAGCCCATAATTATACCTGATTTTAAGGGTTAGTGTCAATATCTAAACAAGGCTCTGACCTCTGCTATCCCATAGCAGACCTACCAAGCACGCCTAGAGCAGGGGGCTTACCGTAAAATAATGAATTATATATAATTAACAATGAATGATCATAAAAAATTATGATTGCCTATTCCCTAAGGAATAAATTTAGGGTAGGAATTTGGGGCAAAATTCTGAAATCTATATAAATTACAGCATTCAACGATCCATATCGGCATTGCAAACATTAGAATAATGCAGTGAAACCTCGAAGCTGCTAGTGTTGCAGCGATTTTTTTGTTGAAAACCCTGGTTGGATGATCTGAAAAACAAGGAGATTTGCATGAATAAGGGTGAATTAGTCGATAAAGTGGCGGAAAGAGCTACTGTAACTAAAAAACAAGCCGATGCAGTCCTAACTGCTACGATAGAAACGATTATGGAAGCAGTGTCCGAGGGTGATAAAGTCACCTTAGTGGGCTTTGGTTCCTTTGAATCCCGGGAGCGTAAGGCTCGTGAGGGTCGCAATCCCAAAACCGGTGAAAAGATGGAAATTCCGGCAACTAAGGTTCCCGCCTTTTCTGCTGGTAAGGTTTTTAAAGAGAAAGTGGCACCACCCAAGGAGTAATCCCTGATTCAGTCACAAACTTGTCCTTGAAACGACCAACTCACGGGGGGAATTTAGCCTGGGCAGCAGCACTGGCTAACTGTCCTCCTTCCTTAATTCTTGATTTTTCTGCCAGCATCAATCCCCTTGGTCCCCCTAAAAGTGCGATCGCAGCGATTGAGTCTGGGCTCAATAACCTGGTAGCTTATCCTGACCCCAATTATGCTGAGCTGCGGCAGTGTTTGACGCAACTGCATCCAACCCTGCCCCCAGACTGGATTCTTCCAGGTAATGGCTCAGCGGAATTATTAACTTGGGCTTGTCGCGAGCTATCAGAACTAGATGAAACCTTGATCATTACTCCAGCATTTAGGGACTACCAACGGGGACTGAAGGCATTTGGAGCAAGAATTAGGGAGTGCCCCCTAATGAGGGAACTCTCGACACCTAGTGTCAGATGGGGAGATGGGGAGATGGGCAGGGAAATTGATTCTTTGATGCCCTTACTCCCTGACTCCCTTACTTCCTCACTTCAAAAAGAGGGGACTCGACAGGGTTTGCTGCTGAATACCCCCCACAATCCCACAGGTCAATTGTTTACCTCAGAAGCAATTGAGGCTTATCTCAAGCAATTTGCTTTAGTGGTTGTGGATGAAGCTTTCATGGATTTC includes:
- a CDS encoding AMIN domain-containing protein; this translates as MRQIQVCGGVFAATAVALWATQPVVAASQVSAIRFNQQGSELELKLETKGDNEPPQIFAVNQGNVLVADLVNTQLSLPKGTNFRQTNPLPNISAVAVKELDDNRVRVTIRGTDKLPISSLIQRDAQGITLGIDTTTENQGIFPIQDLSVMKLAQVPNTETNTETEQMEKPAELSEPEPEANPSETPEPPEIVAPEPDVLVPEPKIIIDGIPAAPANAVQPIAPAPPFLPRAVAPPVGDIAVSNINAAASTIDLGTATLVPRLVLREAPIREVLSLLARSAGLNLAFAESDEDSGVAQFTISIDLENEPVQDAFNYILQLSGLQANRRGSTIFVGAKLPQAARNLISRTLRLNQASAQGAATFLATQGAEVQQVVSETEEIIDPETQRVVRQIQRAPEIQPVTAEREDGSQGALLLEGLAVSTDDRLNSISLVGEPRQIEIATSLLKQLDARRRQVAVNVKIIDVNLAGTDAYNASFSFGVNDTFVVSDGGAAAVNFGRVNPPSRDNVISGQFPNIEPFDFRAVDGDGDIFFDRQNAPFDNVIEGFNESAGRSALFARPGFGRNNNPFQPGVTDVDVQDDGIEFEYSLPSLFQYPDKFLLNLQAQITSNNAKILTDPTLVIQEGQEASVELVQQVLTSVRTDIDTDGGATTRTITPVIQDAGLVLTVNVERIDDNGFITLSTAPSITAPSGTQVFNSDNAENTITFLSRRELNSGLIRLRDNQTLILSGIIQDTDRTTVRKVPVLGDIPLLGALFRSTDKTNERREVIILLTPQILDDTDRNGGYGYSYTPGRDARQMLNRGGFQSPGN
- a CDS encoding GspMb/PilO family protein, with amino-acid sequence MTYATDDEFMSVEGQEEEPEYPTAFGITFTPQVSGITFGILGLAAAIYLAMNLMLPAWQEYQALRNDLSGKQNDLQNPEVLQKKIKQKEEELKQAKQQNRRVLSLFSTEKSLDTLLLDLNTFVKDTRGTLLRYEPDSEGINIVNDGSLGTLVDGKLKRRTVNVEIEGSFQQVQSIMRSFERLQSMLLIKDLEAQISEPQTLVLQQGRLVPGPQPKLKTSLTLEALMPARDLDKEEEKAEEKDGKKKSGR
- a CDS encoding HU family DNA-binding protein, producing the protein MNKGELVDKVAERATVTKKQADAVLTATIETIMEAVSEGDKVTLVGFGSFESRERKAREGRNPKTGEKMEIPATKVPAFSAGKVFKEKVAPPKE
- a CDS encoding PilN domain-containing protein; translation: MYSLDINFLKDRNPEEIKSVQDGASRQGMALGEMTPLLIGAAVGLILPGLVGGFWVVLQHQNARLKEEIADVDQKLAALGAQKQRISKLNKELKLVNEETNALASVFNQIKPWSAMLQDIRERTPPGVQIKDIEQQQVTDKNASKDESNANSRPSIELDISGTARTFDDVNYFLLTLQNSSFFDKNDTQLIKAQLVNNPTKLEIPESQKELVTQVKYTLPKVVEYTIKTQLSDIPASEILKELDRKGAVGLVTRIRNLQSQGVIQQ
- the bchM gene encoding magnesium protoporphyrin IX methyltransferase, with product MNTVNDKAIVKDYFNATGFDRWRRIYGDGEVNRVQQDIRIGHQQTVDKVISWLEADGNLSGLSICDAGCGVGSLSIPLAKNSAIVFASDISHKMVEEAQVRAKESLGNTDNLSFMVKDLEGLGGSYHTVICLDVLIHYPQDKAAEMITHLASLAESRLILSFAPKTLLLTALKKIGEFFPGPSKTTRAYQHREADIVSILENNGFSIQRQEMTSTRFYYSRLLEAIRK
- the pilM gene encoding type IV pilus assembly protein PilM; this encodes MVNHLKNLFSRRKQGVGIELAPERIHIAQLQRQGQSLKATTLYSHEVPEGIWEGGQIVDSPGLAELIREALQESQVKVERVATALPMREAVIRIIPIPAELDDNELRDMVLNHEAGLYLPYPREEVDLDYQKLGFFVDEDGIEKVQVLLVATRKEITDSYLDTFEQVGLQVDVLEINSFALIRTIREQLRQFPSQEAAVLVDIEFDSTEIAIIVDGVPQFSRTVPIGTYQLQSALSRAMNLPASRNTELLQGMTIPSTPVDGMRTGSTGVNPGMVALIQVLGEIADELRRSIDFYLNQMDNLEVAQLLLAGPGGGIGQLDEFFTQRLSLPTIQVDPVAALSLEVEKDIPMVERPSLGTVLGLGLREV
- a CDS encoding helix-turn-helix domain-containing protein; its protein translation is MKYTYQYKALPTTDQKLEINLWLRICQYWYNRQLGERFDWWEHNRTSVNSCPLVCHLPELRDRPNYYSQKKLLPGLKKGKVTVEWSGEDLDFSRVRC
- a CDS encoding bifunctional folylpolyglutamate synthase/dihydrofolate synthase, whose product is MDIDDLLQSFKHFGVELGLERIQQLLSRLGNPHQDFPIIHVAGTNGKGSVCAYLSSILTQAGYRVGRYTSPHLVDWTERICLNQEPISTHTLATILQQVKAAIPKNCSDPPTLFEVTTAAAWLYFAQQQVDVAVIEVGLGGRLDATNVCDRVLVSIITSLSWEHWQRLGPTLADIAKEKAGILKPGCPAVIGPLPPEARAVVESRVNQLGCPVVWVDSAVELPEGKMPSTRQDLRWVEYGGISYSLPLLGEVQLVNSAIAIATVQVLQQQGWEIPENAIASGMAKTTWLGRLQWTSWENHHLLIDGAHNQASAQGLRQYVDTLGKSVNWVMGILSTKDHAGIFNALLRPGDRLYLVPVPDHSSAELDYLATLAQQICPTLADCATYPELVTGLRASFNKAKAEDKITVLCGSLYLVGHFLRTEAFVDSNGNG
- the cobD gene encoding threonine-phosphate decarboxylase CobD is translated as MKRPTHGGNLAWAAALANCPPSLILDFSASINPLGPPKSAIAAIESGLNNLVAYPDPNYAELRQCLTQLHPTLPPDWILPGNGSAELLTWACRELSELDETLIITPAFRDYQRGLKAFGARIRECPLMRELSTPSVRWGDGEMGREIDSLMPLLPDSLTSSLQKEGTRQGLLLNTPHNPTGQLFTSEAIEAYLKQFALVVVDEAFMDFLPPDQEQSLIPLIGDYPNLVILRSLTKFYSLPGLRLGYCIAHPERLQRWQEWRDPWPINTLAAAAAAAVVQDRAFQQQTWDWLAPARKQLFQGLAKLPGLQPYPSAANFLLVHSEKSTSQIQAQLLQHHRILIRDCLSFPELSDRFFRVAVRTQADNQRLLTALDAILIS
- a CDS encoding RNA-guided endonuclease InsQ/TnpB family protein, with protein sequence MSGDTNGKRSGKPRFKSQPRYRSFIVEGAGLTLHSCSTGGKFLYLKIPKIGLLKIRSHRHLPDGAILKQVQFINKSDGWFVNLKLDDPTVPGITPDVIVANWENSLGMDAVLHQEYYLATSLGVKLPSAKFLRRNQSKLAKISKKKNARKRGSKARRKLAKKEGRQHQKIARARKDFQYKTAHSLVSTGKKVFFHENLNLKGLSKRNAPLRDKEGKYLPNGQSAKSGLNLSWADAAFGEFFVILGHIAAKAGAVVVAKNPAYTSQLLSYRDQVIFTDCGIRKYWDEIENLWVDRDINAAINIKRVGLDVFPTIKRRKGSIKIVDSITDDTSKEVLRTLRGA